The following coding sequences are from one Streptomyces sp. NBC_00536 window:
- a CDS encoding potassium channel family protein — MFHVKLHGQDAMARQADEKLVSRRIKLPKREVTKPLRQVTRRLLMALFVLALTVLIVYIDRDGYHDNANDKVDFLDCVYYATVTLSTTGYGDIVPYSDGARLVNVLLITPLRVVFLIILVGTTLEVLTERTREEWRLNRWRKNLREHTVVVGFGTKGRSALQTLLATGLSKEQVVIVDPSAKVIDIANAEGFTGVVGDATRSDVLLRAELQKARQVVIATQRDDTAVLVTLTARQLNRGAKIVAAVREEENAPLLRQSGADAVITSASAAGRLLGLSVLSPSAGTVMEDLIQQGSGLDLIERPVKKAEVGKGVRETEDLVVSVLRGHRLLAYDDPHASPLQPTDRVIAIVRATPPTSPPVMLGSV; from the coding sequence ATGTTTCACGTGAAACTTCACGGCCAGGACGCGATGGCCCGCCAGGCGGACGAGAAACTCGTCTCCCGCCGGATCAAGCTCCCCAAGCGCGAGGTCACCAAGCCGCTCCGCCAGGTCACCCGACGGCTGTTGATGGCCCTGTTCGTGCTGGCCCTGACGGTCCTCATCGTCTACATCGACCGCGACGGCTACCACGACAACGCCAACGACAAGGTCGACTTCCTCGACTGCGTCTACTACGCCACCGTGACCCTCTCGACCACCGGCTACGGCGACATCGTCCCGTACAGCGACGGCGCGCGGCTGGTCAACGTCCTGCTGATCACGCCCCTGCGCGTGGTGTTCCTGATCATCCTGGTCGGCACCACTCTCGAAGTCCTCACGGAACGGACCCGGGAGGAGTGGCGGCTGAACCGCTGGAGGAAGAACTTGCGCGAGCACACGGTCGTCGTCGGCTTCGGCACCAAGGGCCGCTCGGCCCTGCAGACGCTGCTGGCCACCGGCCTCTCCAAGGAGCAGGTGGTGATCGTCGACCCCAGCGCCAAGGTCATCGACATCGCCAACGCGGAGGGCTTCACCGGCGTGGTCGGGGACGCGACCCGCTCGGACGTCCTGCTGCGCGCCGAACTCCAGAAGGCCCGTCAGGTGGTCATCGCCACCCAGCGCGACGACACCGCGGTCCTGGTCACCCTGACGGCCCGCCAGCTCAACCGCGGCGCGAAGATCGTGGCCGCGGTGCGCGAGGAGGAGAACGCGCCGCTGCTGCGCCAGTCGGGCGCGGACGCCGTCATCACGAGCGCGAGCGCGGCCGGGCGGCTGCTGGGCCTGTCGGTGCTCAGCCCGAGCGCGGGCACCGTGATGGAGGACCTGATCCAGCAGGGCAGCGGCCTCGACCTGATCGAACGGCCCGTCAAGAAGGCGGAGGTCGGCAAGGGGGTCCGGGAGACCGAGGACCTGGTGGTCAGCGTGCTGCGCGGGCACCGGCTGCTGGCCTACGACGACCCGCACGCGAGCCCGCTCCAGCCGACGGACCGGGTGATCGCCATCGTCCGTGCGACACCGCCCACTTCGCCTCCGGTGATGCTAGGGAGTGTCTGA
- a CDS encoding NAD(P)H-quinone oxidoreductase: MHAITIPQPGGPEALVWADVPDPVAAEGEVLVEVTAGAVNRADVLQRQGFYDPPPGASRYPGLECSGRIIALGPGVSGWSVGDEVCALLSGGGYAERVAVPAGQLLPVPAGVDLVAAAALPEVVCTVWSNVFMGPGKTLRAGETLLVHGGSSGIGTMAIQLAKAIGARVAVTAGGPEKLARCAELGADILIDYREQDFVTEVREATGGAGAEVILDIIGAKYLARNVDALARGGRLAVIGLQGGAKAELNLGALLSKRASISATSLRARPLDEKAAIVAAVREHVWPLIGDSRVRPVVHAAYPMREAAEAHRVMESSAHVGKLLLTR, from the coding sequence ATGCATGCGATCACCATCCCGCAGCCTGGCGGCCCCGAGGCCCTGGTCTGGGCCGATGTACCCGATCCGGTGGCGGCCGAGGGCGAGGTCCTCGTCGAGGTCACGGCCGGCGCCGTGAACCGGGCCGATGTGCTCCAACGGCAGGGCTTCTACGATCCGCCGCCGGGCGCCTCCCGCTATCCCGGCCTCGAATGCTCCGGCCGGATCATCGCGCTCGGGCCGGGGGTGTCCGGCTGGTCGGTGGGCGACGAGGTGTGCGCGCTGCTCTCGGGCGGCGGCTACGCGGAGCGCGTCGCCGTCCCGGCGGGCCAGTTGCTGCCCGTCCCGGCGGGCGTGGACCTGGTGGCGGCCGCCGCGCTGCCCGAGGTCGTGTGCACGGTGTGGTCGAACGTCTTCATGGGCCCGGGCAAGACCCTGCGCGCGGGGGAAACCCTGCTCGTGCACGGCGGTTCCAGCGGCATCGGCACGATGGCGATCCAGCTGGCGAAGGCGATCGGCGCCCGGGTCGCGGTGACGGCCGGCGGCCCGGAGAAGCTGGCGCGCTGCGCGGAACTGGGCGCGGACATCCTGATCGACTACCGCGAGCAGGACTTCGTGACCGAGGTCCGCGAGGCGACCGGCGGCGCCGGGGCCGAGGTGATCCTGGACATCATCGGGGCGAAGTACCTGGCCCGGAACGTGGACGCGCTCGCGCGGGGCGGCCGCCTCGCCGTCATCGGCCTCCAGGGCGGGGCGAAGGCCGAACTGAACCTCGGCGCGCTGCTCTCGAAGCGGGCGAGCATCAGTGCGACCTCGCTGCGGGCCCGCCCGCTGGACGAGAAGGCGGCCATCGTCGCGGCCGTCCGCGAGCACGTCTGGCCCCTGATCGGGGACTCCCGGGTGCGCCCGGTGGTGCACGCCGCCTATCCGATGCGCGAGGCCGCCGAGGCCCACCGGGTCATGGAGTCCAGCGCCCACGTGGGCAAACTCCTGCTGACCCGCTGA
- a CDS encoding dihydrolipoamide acetyltransferase family protein, with protein MAQVMEFKLPDLGEGLTEAEIVRWLVAVGDVVAVDQVVVEVETAKAMVEVPCPYGGVVTARFGEEGSELPVGAPLITVAVGTGTAPAPAEAEPETESASGSGNVLVGYGTDHSRPARRRRIRPAATPVTRAAPAAPVAVAPVPVAVAPVPVGPVAVISPLVRKLARDNGVDLRALNGSGPEGLILRADVEAALRAPEPVAAPAAGVTSVRPSAGSVGSPAGERIPLKGLRGAVAEKLSRSRREIPDATCWVDADATELMAARAAMNAVGGPKISVLALLARICTAALARHPELNSRVDLEANEIVRLTSVNLGFAAQTERGLMVPVVRDAQAMNAEALSAEFGRLTELARAGKLAPSDLTGGTFTLNNYGVFGVDGSTPIINHPEAAMLGVGRIIPKPWVHEGELAVRKVVQLSLTFDHRVCDGGAAGGFLRYVADCVESPAVLLRGL; from the coding sequence ATGGCCCAGGTGATGGAGTTCAAGCTGCCCGACCTCGGTGAGGGACTGACCGAGGCCGAGATCGTGCGCTGGCTGGTCGCCGTGGGCGACGTGGTCGCCGTGGACCAGGTGGTCGTCGAGGTCGAGACGGCCAAGGCGATGGTCGAGGTGCCCTGCCCGTACGGGGGCGTGGTCACCGCCCGGTTCGGTGAGGAGGGCAGCGAACTGCCCGTGGGCGCACCGCTGATCACCGTGGCGGTCGGCACGGGCACCGCGCCGGCCCCTGCCGAGGCGGAGCCGGAAACGGAGTCCGCGTCGGGATCGGGGAACGTGCTGGTCGGATACGGGACGGACCACTCGCGCCCGGCGCGTCGGCGCCGGATCCGCCCGGCGGCGACGCCCGTAACCCGGGCCGCCCCGGCGGCCCCGGTGGCCGTCGCTCCGGTGCCCGTCGCCGTCGCTCCCGTGCCCGTCGGGCCGGTCGCGGTGATCTCGCCCCTGGTGCGCAAGCTGGCCCGGGACAACGGGGTCGACCTGCGCGCCCTGAACGGATCGGGGCCCGAGGGGCTGATCCTGCGCGCGGACGTGGAGGCGGCGCTGCGGGCGCCGGAGCCGGTCGCGGCCCCGGCGGCGGGCGTGACGTCCGTACGTCCCTCCGCGGGCTCCGTCGGCTCTCCCGCGGGGGAGCGGATTCCGCTCAAGGGTCTGCGCGGGGCCGTCGCCGAGAAGCTCTCGCGCAGCCGCCGGGAGATTCCCGACGCCACCTGCTGGGTGGACGCGGACGCCACCGAGCTGATGGCGGCCCGGGCCGCGATGAACGCCGTGGGCGGGCCGAAGATCTCGGTACTGGCCCTGCTGGCCCGGATCTGCACGGCCGCGCTCGCCCGCCATCCGGAGCTGAACTCCCGGGTGGACCTGGAGGCGAACGAGATCGTCCGGCTCACCTCGGTGAACCTGGGCTTCGCGGCCCAGACCGAGCGGGGACTGATGGTCCCGGTGGTCAGGGACGCGCAGGCGATGAACGCGGAGGCGCTGTCCGCCGAGTTCGGGCGGCTGACCGAGCTGGCCCGGGCCGGGAAGCTGGCCCCCTCCGACCTGACCGGCGGCACCTTCACGCTGAACAACTACGGCGTGTTCGGGGTGGACGGCTCCACGCCGATCATCAACCACCCGGAGGCGGCGATGCTCGGCGTGGGCCGGATCATCCCGAAGCCGTGGGTGCACGAGGGCGAGCTGGCGGTGCGCAAGGTCGTACAGCTCTCCCTCACCTTCGACCACCGGGTGTGCGACGGCGGTGCGGCGGGCGGCTTCCTGCGGTACGTCGCCGACTGCGTGGAGTCTCCGGCGGTCCTGCTGCGGGGTCTGTAG